Below is a genomic region from Helicobacter pylori.
GTTTAACCAGATTAAGATTTTTTTATTACCAGAAAATGATGAAAGCGAACACAACCCCAGATACTGCGAGCTGGAACATTTGCTAGAAAAAATGGCAAAAGAAAGTGAAAATGAAGCGTTTTACACAAGTTTCCGCCAACATTACAATGTGCTTTTTAATGAAGCCAAACAAATCAAACCTATCCAATCAGAACAAAAAAAACGCACTAAATGCTGGCTACACCCCTATATCACGCTTTCTATTCGTTTAGAGAGAGGTTTTGTGTTCCTTGTGAGTTAAACGATCTAGATCCTGTTACTACAACCACTAAAATGCTAGATGAGCCAAAAGATACAGAAATTCTTAAAAAATTTTTTAATTTTAACTTAAAGGAACTTCAAGCATTGATTGATTTTTTAAAATAAACCCAATAAAAACCCTTGATTTTACAAGCATTAGAATCTTTCTCAAATTGGGTTTAAACCGCTTAAAAAGCTTTGTAGCCATAAAATCCTAAAATAAAGGTTGTTTTGAAAACGCCATTCAAACACCCCACTAGATTAAAAATCATAAAACCATTCCCTCCCCCTTTTTTCACTTCAATGCACTTCGCTCCAAACTTTTCTTTTCCACGCATAAGCCAAGAACGACAGCACCGCAAAGAAAATCATGATTTTTATCCCTAAGGTATTCCTTTCATGTTTTTTCCTATCGCCTGCTTTTTCCAAATATGCGATGACTTGTTTTTGAGCTTGCTCACTCAACCCCACTCTAGGCATAGCCGTGCCAGGCAAAAGCTTTTGCGGATCGTTGATGAAAATATTCAAGCCATGTTCACCTTTAGCTCTAATCATCATGGACAAATCAGGCGCATGAGAGCCTAAATAATTGGCTAAATCTTTAGGATCGCTAAAGGCCTTATCTTTAGCATAATCCAGTCTATGACACCTTTGACAGCTTTGCGCGAACACTTCCTTATCGCTCAAATTTTTAGGCAAAATAGAAGTGAGATACGCCACAATATCGCTCAAATCTTGATCGCTAAATTGAGAAAACGCCGGCATGGGATATGGCCTTTCATCGTTGAACTTATGGCTCAATTTCGCCGTTTTCACAGGGTCTTTGATGAAGTGGGCTAAGAAATTCGCGTTCAAAACCCCCGCCACATGGCTTAAATCCGGTGGCACGACCCCAAACGAATTGCTCGCGCTAAGGCTGTCCATAGGGGCTGGAATGTTTTGAGATTTAATGCCATGACAAGCGGTGCAATTTTCAGCTACAAGCTGTTTGCCTTTATTAGCGTCGCCATTTTTTAAATCCATCGGCTCTAAATCCTTGAAAGCAAAATCTGCCGGAGCGACTTTAGGGTGCATCACCGAATGTGCATAAGGCTCAACCCCATAATAAATCACGCCTACCACCACAATAAGGATGATTAGAATCTTAAATTCTTTCATCTAACACCCCCTTGTTTCTTGCTCTCAGCGATAGTGATGATGGGCAACACCACAAAGAAAAGGGCCAAAAAAGTGATTGAACCTGCTAAGCCAATGTATTTACCGATCCCAAGCGGAGGTAATTTACCATAGATCGTTAAAACAATCATGTCAATGATTAAAAGCCAAAACCATACCATAAAAGCCGGCCGTTTGTGCGCGGGAGCGACCACTGGGCTTCTGTCCAAAAAGGGCAGTAAGAAAAAGATCACTTGCGCCACGCCAAAGGCCATTAGCCCTAAATCAGCGCTAAAGAAAAAACCCCTTAAGACTTCATAGCTCCACAAGAAATACCATTCAGGGTAAATGTGAGGCGGCGTTTTAAGGCTGTTAGCCCTTTCAAAGTTGATAGGATCCATCGCAAAATCATAGTGGTAACACACCAAGTAAAAGAAAAAGACCATGAACGCGCAAACCACAAAAATATCTTTAGACAAGAATACCGGCCAAAAAGGAATGACTTTGGATTCTTTTTTCTTGCCTTCAATGAATTTCTTTTCTTCTGATTCAAAGTCAATTTCTTCGCCTTCTTGGTTATTGACATGCGGGATGCGTAAAGAATAAAAATGCACCCCAATGAGTAAAATGATCGCAATGGGCAGTAAAAACACATGGAGCATGAAAAAACGCGTTAAAGTGGAATCCGCCACAACATAATTGCCCCTAATCCACTCCACCACATCAGCCCCAATGAAAGGAATGCCCCCAAATAAATTCGTGATAACCGCTGCAGCCCAATAGCTCATCTGCCCCCAAGGCAGCATATACCCGCTAAAGGCTTCCGCGCTAAAGACCACAAACAAAATCATCCCGCTAATCCAAATCATCTCACGACCCTTTTTGTAAGAGCCATAATAGATGCCAACAAACATGTGGATATAAATGATGACAAAAATCATGCTCGCTGCCGTGGCATGCATGTGGCGCCAAAGCCAGCCATAAGCCACTTCTTGCATGATGGTGAAATTCACGCTATCAAACGCCATTTTCGCATCAGGCTTGTAATACATGAGCAAGAAAATCCCTGAGATCACAAGCACGCCAAAAAGGGTCAATAAAATCACCCCCATAGCCCATAAAAAATTGATGTTTTTAGGGATCCAATATTCTGTCATTAGCACTTTAACAAGCTTGTTAGTGCCAAGACGCATGTCCAACCATTCGCCTAAATTCTTCGCTTTTTTTATCTCTGCCATGGAATTCTCCTTACGCTTTAGCCATCATTTTCTTGTATTCAGCCCCGGCTTCACCAAAAGTGATCTTAGTGCCTTCAATTTTAAAAGGCGGAATATCAAAAGGGCGTGGAGGGGGAGTGCCGGCAATATTCACGCCATCAGAAGTGAAACGCCCTCCATGGCATGGGCATAAAAAGCCTTTTTCTTCATCTTGATAAGTGGGGATACACCCTAAATGCGTGCAAATTTGAATGGCTGTGGTAAAAACGCTCCCGCCAATTTTAAAATCGCGCTTTTCATTAAAGCCCTCTTTTTTGGAACGCTTGAGGATATAGACCGGTTTCCCACGCCATTCCACGGTGGAAAACTGCCCTTCTTGCATATTCGCCACATCTATGGTCGTAAAACCGGCTGAAACAACGCTTGGAAGCGGATCCCAAGTCTTTTTCATCGCTACTAGACTCGCTATAGCCCCTATAGCTGTAACACTAGCAAGGCTCATTCCTAAAAAATCACGCCTTTGAATATCTGCCATGATTAAAAAACTCCTTAATGATAATTACCTTTTAACGACTAAAGGCATAGCAAATCCCTATTTTACAACAAACTCTCTTAATAATCTTTTTAAAATAACAAAATTAACGCTAGAATCAAACGCTTTTAGTGCCGCTTTAAAGAAATTTGAGCGCGCAAATGTTTCAAAAGGGTTTCTAAAATATCGTTATCGTCTTTGCTTGGGGCTTTCAGGCTTTCTTTCTTCTCACCGCTATAAGTGATGGTGATGTTTTGACTGAGATTAGAAAGTTTGATGATGCCAAGCTGGTTGGCTAGAATTTTAAGCGTAATGATTTGCAAAAATTGAGCACTCAAATCGTCTATTTTGCCAAACCTGTCTTCTATCTCTTCATGGATTTGCCCCACCTCATCTGTATTTTCACACAAACTCAAACGGCGGTACAAATCCAACCTCAAACTATCGCTTGCAATGAGTTCAGGGTTTAAAAAAGCGCTCACGCCAAGTTGGATTTCTACGCTCTTTTCAAGCCTTTTTTTTCCCCCACTCAATTCATAAATCGCATCCTCAAGCATGCGCGTATAGAGCGCATAACCGATATTTTTAATATGCCCGCTCTGATCTTGCCCAAGCAAATTCCCGCCCCCCCTGATTTCTAAATCATGATAAGCGACACTCTCCCCACTGCCTAAATACGAATTTTTTTCCAAAGCGAGCAAGCGTTTTAGGGCCTGTTCGTTCAAACTTTTTTGATCTTCTATGAGGAAATAGCAAAAGCCTTCTTTTTTGCCCCTCCCCACACGCCCTCTCAATTGGTGCAAATCAGCCAGCCCAAAATTTTGCACATTATCTATAATAATCGTGTTAGCGTTAGGCAAATGAATCCCTGATTCCACAATAGAAGTGCATAATAAAACCTGATAGTTCCCCTTAGCAAACTCTAACATGATTTCTTCGCTCTCATTGGCGCTAATTTGGGAATGCAAAATGGCGATTTTGAGTTTAGGGATTAAATCTTCTAGCTTGGTTTTGACTTTTGAAATGCTAGCGATGTGGTTATGGATGTAAAAAATTTGCCCGTTACGGCGTAATTCTCTATGAATAATCTCTTTTAAGAGTTCGTCATTCTTTTCTTTCAAAAAAGTGCGACTGGGCTTTCTGTCTGTGGGCGGGGTTTTTAAAGAGCTAATGCCTTTAATTTGAGAGAGCGCCATGTTTAAAGTGCGCGGGATAGGCGTAGCGGACATGCTTAAAAAATGCACGCTTTTGCTCAATTCTTTTAAAGCTTCTTTTTGTTTCACGCCAAATTTATGCTCTTCATCCACCACCACTAAGCCCAAGTTTTTAAATTTCGCGCCTAAAACCGCATGCGTGCCTACAAGAACATCAATTAGCCCTGATTCCACCGCCTTTAAAAGCTTGTTTTTTCCGCTCGCATACCTGTCCAAACGAGCCACTTTAACGCCAAAATTTTCAAAACGCACCCTTAAAGTCTCAAAATGCTGGTGCGCTAATAAAGTAGTAGGCACGACTAAAGCACTTTGAAAGCCGTTCAAAAACGCGCAAAAAATCGCATGCATCGCCACTTCTGTTTTCCCAAAACCCACATCCCCACTCAATAATCTGTCCATCACTCTCTTAGAGCTTAAATCCTTTGAAATTTCAGCGATAGCCTTTTCTTGATCGCTTGTGTATTCAAACCCCGCATGCGATTTAAAAATTTCCAACTCCGCTAAATGCGTGTCCATCTTTTTACCCAAGATCAGATTGCGTTCAGCCGCTAATTCAATGATCTTGCCTGCAATCTCTAAAAGCTTAGTCCTAACTTTAGCTTTCAGTTTGAGAAAACTCCCTTTCCCTAGCCGGTCTTTAATAGGAACGCTATCGCTTTGCGCCACATAGCGAGCGATTAGATGCAAATTTTCCACCGGTAATAGCAGTTTGTCTTCGCCCCAATAAGCGATTTCTAAAAAATCCCTCTTGCTCCCCAAAACGCTGTGTTGGACTAATTGGGAAAACACGCCCACCCCATAATCATCATGCACCACCCATTCGCCCGGATTTAGTTCATTCAAAGCGAGCTTGGATTTTTGGCGTTTTTTCTTCCTTTCAAAAGAATTGAGCGAAATAAAAATCCCATCAGGAGTTTTAAAGTTTAACACAAAGGGGGCGATGACGCATTCAATGCTGCTTTTTTCAAGCGCACTTACCGCATTGTCTAAAATCGTTTTGTTAGGGGCTAGGAGCGTGATTTTACGATTTGAATGCAAAGCGATAAAGCTTTCTAGGGCATGCGCATGGATTTCTAAATCTTCATAGCCTTGCGGGTTTTCTAAAACCTTTAAAGATTTGAAACGCTCACAATCCAATTCGTTTAAGCTCGCTAATTCTTGAATTTCTTCTAAAGCTCTAGGGCTTATAACGCTTTTATAAACGCTTAGCAAGTCTTGTGCTTTTTCCCCTAAAAACCACAAACCAAAACTGGTTAAATCTTTAGAAAAGCTATTGAATGGGCTTTGCTCCACTTTGGTTTTCAGATCCTTATAAGATGGTTCGTCCAAACTAAAAAGCGTGGGGGGGATTTCAATTTCTAACCAATCTTCTTTAAGGCTCATTTGAGTGGTGGGGTCAAATTCCTTAATGCTCTCACACTCCGTATCAAAAAAACTCAAGCGATACGCTTTAGAATTGGGCGCATAAATATCCACAATATCCCCCCTAAAGCTCGCTTCGCCTTCCACTTCCACTAAGTCTACAATTTCATAGCCATAATAAAAGAGCTTGTCTTTCAAGTCCTTAAGGTTATATTTTTCTAAAAGAGTGATTTTAAAGCTCTCTAAAAGTTCTTTTTTGGGTAAAGGGTGCAATAACGCGCTAATCGGGGCAATGATGATAGTTTCTTGCTTGTTTTCTAAGGCTTGATAAAACTCCCTTAAACCCCCTAAAAGCTGTAAAAATTCTTCAAAAAACGAACGCAAATCGTCATTTTTTTTAGCCCTAAACTCTGGGAAAAGAATGGCTTTGGTATTTGGCTTAAAATAGCTTATGACTTCTTTAGCGAGCTTGGATTCTTTAAAATCCTTACAAGCGAGTATTTGATAATCAAAGCCTTTGTTTAAGGCTCTATAAAGGCTAGATTGGATCATTCCCTATTTATTTTCAATTTTCTTTTCTTGCTCATTGATTAACAACGCCCCCCCTTGAATATTCTTAGGGCGAGTTTCCCCAATCAAAATCCCCTTCCTTTCCACCACAAGCTCTTGGCTAGAGATCTTACCATCAAGGCGTCCTAAAGGCATGATTTCTACCACTTCCGCCTCCACCGTGCCAGTGAACTTGCCATTGACCACTAATTTATTAGCAAAAATCTCACCCACTACCGAGCCGGTTTGCCCGATCACCACCGTACTTTTAGAATGCACCACCCCTTCTAATTCACCATCTATGTGCAAATGGTAATCCAAATGAAACTCACCCTTTATTTTTGTGCCTTGAGCGATGATAGTCGCTGGTCCTGTTTTTGCATTAGCTGATTTATTATTGTTATCAAAGATTGCCATCTGATGCTCCTTTCTTTATTGAAAACTTCTTCAAAATTTTTCATGTTCCATTTGGTGAAACTCATGGGGTTTATGGGCTGATCTAAAAAACGCACTTCATAATGCAAATGCGGCCCTGTGCTCATCCCTGTATTACCACTGTACCCAATTAACTGCCCTTTTTTGACAAATTCGCCCGTTTTTACGATGATTTTATTCAAATGGGCGTAGTAGGTTTTAAAACCAAAAGGGTGGAAAACTTTAATCAAATTCCCATACCCCCCATTCCACCCTTTGCCCGCTAATCCCACTACCCCGCTCGCGCTCGCATACACAGGGGTGTTAATAGCGGTGCTTAAATCAAGCCCGGTATGGTTGTGCAACACATGCAAAATAGGATGGATCCTTTTATTAAAGGCGGCTGAAACGCGCCGATAGGATTCTAGCGGGTAGTCATTAGGGATAAGGCGCATGATAAAGCTTTTTTGAAGCCCGGTAATCCCAGCGACATCTAAGCGGCTGGAAAAATTGCCCTCTTCTTTTTCTTCTTCAGGCCTATTCACTCCCACCACTTCTTCTAAATCGTTGACGCGTTCCCCTGAAAGTTGCAAATCGTCTAAAAATTCATCCATTTGCAAAGAAAGTTTTTCATTCGTCTCTTTTTTTTTCTCAAATTCCTTAGTGATTAAAGCATGCTGCTTGTCAATGTTTTTGATCTCTTGATTTAAAACCAGTAACGAAATGCCTAAAAACAATAAAGATCCCACAACGCTCAACAGCGCATACAAGCCAATTTGACGGAATAAGATATGAACATTAATATAACGACTCCCTTTAGAGTCCGTAACCATCACAATCAAACGCCTGTCTAAAAACACCAAAATCCTTACTGGCTTATTAGCGCGTCTTTATCCACATGCTCTTGGAGCTGAACAATGTCTTCTAAAACCCAAAACAAATTCTTCCATTCAATAAATTTATTTTCTTCTAGAGCGCTTTGAAAATGATCCAAATCCCATGCCAGAAATTTTTCTGCGTCTAAAATTTTACCCAAAAAGCGCACTTCATAATGCAATTTTTCGCCGCCGCTATTACCGCTCTTCCCGCTATAGCCAATCAACTGCCCTTTTTGGATAAAGCTTTTAGGCTGCACATTGACATGATCTAAATGCGTGTAAATGGAGCTAAAACCAAACGCATGTTCAATGCGCACCAAGTTCCCATACCCCACATTAGAATTAGTCTTCACAAAATCCACAATCCCATCAGCGCTCGCATACACAGGCGTGTTTAATGGCGCAATAAAATCAATCCCGGATTCAACGCCCTTAATCTTTTTAATAGGGTGGTTCCTTTCTTTGGTGGATTTGATCGCGCTATAAGTTTTTAGGGGCATGCCATTAGGAATGAGCATGAGCGCTAAATGTTTTTGAGCCAAATTCAAATTTTCTAAATCCACTCCATCATAGAGATGCACGCCCCCATTAGCCCCTCTTTTGATTTCAATCAAGGATTCTAATCCGCGAATCTTTTGCCCCACAATAAAGAGCTCTTCTCGCTTGTTTTTAATCTCTTTTGTCAAAGTGTAATTTTTTTGATACAAATCCCTAAAATCCCTTAAAACCGCGTTCCTCTCGCTTGTCATCGTATCCATTTTAGCGATTAAAAATTTTAAAAACCCTACGCCAAGCCCCACGATCAACAAAAAAATAACAACAGAAATGATGAGGTTGCGTTTTAAATTTTTAGAAAATTTGAGCTGTTTAGAGCCTGATTCATCAATGATGGTGATCACAAGCTGGTTTTGTGGCATCAATCCCTCTTCTTTTGATAGCGCTTATAAAAAGCGTTGGCTACTAGAAATGAGCCATACACCAAATAATTTTCATTTTCTTTTACATCTTCAAACAAAGCGTGTTCTAACCCTAAGGTTTCTAAAATCCCTTTAAGCTTTTCTAATTGGATAATCCTTTCATTATGCAATTCTAAAATCAAAACCTTTTTAACCACAGGCTTTAAAATTTCTAACACCCCACAAGCGTCTTTATCTTGATAGCAATTATAAATTAAAATAATTTTAGCGTTAAAAACGCGCTTGATTTCTTCTTTTAAGGCTTTGGCGCTATGGGGGTTATGCCCCACATCTATTAAGATATTAGGGCTTAAAAGCTCGCAACGGCCGATTAAATTTAGGGGCTTTAGGTTTTTTAAAACTTCTTGTTTATTGCATGGCAATAGCGTTTCAAACGCCTTTAGAGCCACTTCTAAATTCATCGCTAAAAAACGGGCTAAATGGTAGCGTTCAATATAGGCTTTCACTTCTTGTGAAATCTCGTTTTGAACCACAATCAATTTTGCGTGTTTGTCTTTGGCGATTTTTTGAGCGATATTCAAAACCAGTTCTTGTTGGGGAGCGATGATACTAAGAGAACCCATCGCTTTTAATTTGGTTTGTGCAATGCTTTCTAAACTATCCCCTAAAAATTCCTTATGATCATAATCAATGGGAGTGAAAATGCTTAGGGTTTTTTCTAAAGCGTTCGTGCTGTCAAACTCCCCCCCAAGCCCTGCTTCTAAAACCAAATAATCGCAATCTTTAGCGAGCATGACAGCTAGTAAGGTAGCGTATTCAAAATACGAGCAAGCGCTGCTGAAAGCGTGCGATTGCAATTGCTGGTGGGCGTTTTCTAAAACGCTTTCTTCAACAACAGAGCCATTCAAAAAAAAGCGCTCCCTAAATTCAAAAACATGAGGGGAGGTGAAATGCAACACCTTAAAATTTTGATCGGCCAATAAAAGGGTTAAAAACCGCCCCGTGCTACCCTTGCCATTAGTCCCTACCACATGAATGACTTTGGCTTGGATCTCAAAAAAAGCGTTTTTAAAATCTTTATAAATTTGAATGAAACGGCTAGGATCAAATTTATGGTATTCCTTAGGCTTTGTTTCTAAAAACGCCCTTAATCCATTCAAAGGACTATTTTTCATTATTGAATTTTCCTTCATAAGCGATTTGTGCGACAAATTTAGTCAAAGTTTGCTCCACAGCCTGATTGATAGCGTAATAGCGGTTCTGGTAGGTATTAAGGGGGTCTTGCAAATTCACAGCGTAATTATAATACCCGCTATCTTGAAAAGTCTTTTGTGTGCCTCTTTTATTGTCGTAGGTGTAATTCACAGACACGGTCGCACGATAGAAAGTCGTAAAGCCTTCTTTATTTTGCGTGATACTCGTATCGGTTACATTCGTGATTTCTATAATAATGATAGAATCCGCATCCTTTTCACTCGCTAAGCGGCTTTGGAAGCGTTGCACGACTAGACGATTCATCAAATCCTTAAACTCTACAGAGTTTTCAGGGTTAGGCAAATTCACAATGAGTTTCACATAGATGCTATCGCCTAAAGCGTTTTGAGCGTAAGCGGCGATGGGCTTATACCCACAGCCCTTGAACAAAAGCAACACAATAAAAAAAAGTAAAGCCCTCATGCGACAACAAAATTAACAAGCTTATTAGGCACATAAATTTCTTTTTTAACGCTTGCATTTTCTAAATATTTTTCTAATGCTTTTTTAGCCAAAATAATGATTTCTTCTTTACTGGCGTTAATATTGACCTTCAATTCCGCGCGCCTTTTGCCATTAATGGTAAGCCCTAAAGTCATAAAGTCTTCTATTAAAGCGTTTTCATCGATCGCTATAGGCTTAAAATTCTCTCTTTTAAAAAGCCTCTCGCTCAACTCCCATGCCGTGTGCGGGATAATAGGCTCTAAAATTTGCAACAACACAAAATAACCCTCGCATAAAATTTGCTCATTATTTTGTGCACTCAAAGCGTTTAAAGCCTCCATGCAGCTTGCGATCAAAGTGTTAAACGCGTAAGCGCTTTCAGCCTTATTGAAAATTTCATGCGATTTTTTTAACGCTTCATAGACTTTTTTACGGGCTAGTTTTTGCACTTCATTCAGGCTGACTTCTTTAAATTCAGGCTTAGAAGTGGTAGGGGTAATGGCACTCGCTTTATCGTATAAGCGCTTGATAAACCGGTGCGCCCCCTCTAAAGCGCTGTCATTCCATTCTAACTCTTTAGCCGGTGGGGCAGCAAAAAGGATAAAGAGCCTTGCAGCATCAGCCCCGTATTTTTTAAGTATCTCTTTAGGGCTAACGACATTGCCTTTAGACTTGCTCATCTTAGCACCATCTTTTAAGACCATGCCTTGAGTGATAAGCTGTTTAAAAGGCTCATCTAAATCAAGATAGCCCAAATCCCTTAAAGCCTTAGTGAAAAAACGCGCGTATAACAAGTGCAAAATCGCATGTTCAATGCCTCCAATGTAAGTATCCACCGGCATGAAATACTTCAAGTAATTTTGATCAAACGCTTGATTTTCACGCTCATCTTTGGGGGTGGTGTAGCGCAAGAAATACCAGCTGGATTGGATGAAAGTATCCATGGTGTCTGTTTCTCTTAAAGCGTCTTTATGGCATTTGGGGCATTGAGCGAATTTCCAACTCGCATGCTTTTCTAACGGATTGCCCTCCCCATCAATCACAATATCTTCAGGTAAAGTTACCGGCAGTTGGGTTTCAGGCACAATCCCACAATGTTTGCAATGAATCATTGGAATGGGTGCCCCCCAATACCTTTGACGGCTCACCCCCCAATCTTGCAAGCGGTAGTTGATCACCCTTTTACCGAGATTTTCTTTTTCAAAATAAGCGATGATTTGCTCTCTGGCCACTGAGCTAGAAAGATCGCTCCACTCCCCGCTATTTTTTAAAACCTCTTCTTTGGTGTGGGGCAAATTTTGAGGGCTTTGAGTGATCACTTTAATAGGGATATGATACAGATTAGCGAATTCAAAATCCCTTTCATCGCAGGCTGGCACGCCCATTAACGCCCCAGAGCCATAATTAGCTAGGGCGAAATTAGCCACCCAAACCGGGATTTTTTGCTTTGTTAAAGGGTGGATAGCGTAAATGCCTAAAAACACCCCTTTTTTCTCTAAAGCTCTTTCTCTTTGAGTCGTGTTTAAAATCGCTTTAATCATCTTTGAATCTTCTTGGCTCACTTGCTTAATGGCATGCTCTACTAAAGGGTGTTCTGGGGCGATAGCGATGTAAGTTACGCCATAAATGGTGTCCGCTCTTGTGGTAAAAACTTCAATTTCTTGAATGCCATTGCAAGCTTTCAAGCACTCATCAGCGATTTTAAAACCAAATTGCAACCCGCTAGATTTTCCTATCCAGTTTTTTTGCATGATTAGGACTTGAGAAGGCCAATGATTTTCTAAAGTTTCTAAGTCTTTTAGTAATTCTTCAGCGTAGTTTGTGATCTTCAAATAATATTGATAGAGTTCTTTTTGAATCACTTCTGTATCGCAACGCCAGCACCTCCCATCAATGACTTGCTCATTAGCTAAAACGGTTTTGTCGTTAGGGCACCAATTGAGCATGGCTTTTTTGCGATAGACTAGCCCTTTTTCCCACAAATCAATGAAAAATTGCTGTTCGAATTTCGTGTAATCCGGATCTGAAGTGGCAAATTCCCTGTTTTTAGAAAAAGAAAATCCTAAAGCTTCAAACTCTTTTTGCATGTTTTCAATGTTTTCATAAGTCCAGGTTTTAGGGTGGATACCATGCTTAATGGCCGCATTTTCTGCAGGCATCCCAAAAGAATCAAACCCCATAGGGTGTAACACATTGTAAGAATGCAAACGATAATAACGCGCCAACGCATCGCCAATGGTGTAATTGCGCACATGCCCCATGTGGATTTCCCCACTAGGATAAGGCAGCATGCTTAGAATGTATTTTTTAGGGAGATTAAAATCGTCTTTAGGCTCAAAACTCTTATTTTTCCACCAAAATTCTTGCCATTTTTTTTCTATATTGATAAAATCCATCATTACCCCTTAATCTGTTTCGCTCGTTACAACGCTTTCAATCAACAAAAAGATGAGACTGAAAGCGTTACTAATCAACGCCCCGATCATGAGCATGTAAGCTGTAACCAAATTATTTAAAATCTGTAAAAACACAAATGCCGGTATGAGATGCAACACGGTAGCTAAAGAGCTCGCCAACAGCTCTGAAGCGAAACGCTTACACACCCCAATTTTGAGCGTAACAGAAATAAGATTTAAAGCTAACGCTACAAACAACACCACCGTGTTAGGCTCATACAAAAACCCTGCAATGGTGGTTAAAGAAATAAGGCTAAACAGCACATGAACGACCCGACCCCAATCCATAGAAACTCCTTAAACTTGACCGCCCTCATACAAACGGCGCATTTTTTCTTTCTCTTGAGCTTTTTTGATTTTTCTAGCCTCATTCTCATAATATTTATCCATATCAAAGCCCAACAATAACGCTACTTTAGGGGCGATGAAAATAGAGCTATAAGTCCCTACAATCGTGCCTATTAGCATGGGCAATGAAAAGCCAATAATGATCTTACTCCCAAACACGCACAAAATCAACACCACAAAAAACACGGTTAAAGAAGTTAAAAGCGTGCGCGTGAGCGTGC
It encodes:
- a CDS encoding cytochrome b codes for the protein MAEIKKAKNLGEWLDMRLGTNKLVKVLMTEYWIPKNINFLWAMGVILLTLFGVLVISGIFLLMYYKPDAKMAFDSVNFTIMQEVAYGWLWRHMHATAASMIFVIIYIHMFVGIYYGSYKKGREMIWISGMILFVVFSAEAFSGYMLPWGQMSYWAAAVITNLFGGIPFIGADVVEWIRGNYVVADSTLTRFFMLHVFLLPIAIILLIGVHFYSLRIPHVNNQEGEEIDFESEEKKFIEGKKKESKVIPFWPVFLSKDIFVVCAFMVFFFYLVCYHYDFAMDPINFERANSLKTPPHIYPEWYFLWSYEVLRGFFFSADLGLMAFGVAQVIFFLLPFLDRSPVVAPAHKRPAFMVWFWLLIIDMIVLTIYGKLPPLGIGKYIGLAGSITFLALFFVVLPIITIAESKKQGGVR
- the mfd gene encoding transcription-repair coupling factor — its product is MIQSSLYRALNKGFDYQILACKDFKESKLAKEVISYFKPNTKAILFPEFRAKKNDDLRSFFEEFLQLLGGLREFYQALENKQETIIIAPISALLHPLPKKELLESFKITLLEKYNLKDLKDKLFYYGYEIVDLVEVEGEASFRGDIVDIYAPNSKAYRLSFFDTECESIKEFDPTTQMSLKEDWLEIEIPPTLFSLDEPSYKDLKTKVEQSPFNSFSKDLTSFGLWFLGEKAQDLLSVYKSVISPRALEEIQELASLNELDCERFKSLKVLENPQGYEDLEIHAHALESFIALHSNRKITLLAPNKTILDNAVSALEKSSIECVIAPFVLNFKTPDGIFISLNSFERKKKRQKSKLALNELNPGEWVVHDDYGVGVFSQLVQHSVLGSKRDFLEIAYWGEDKLLLPVENLHLIARYVAQSDSVPIKDRLGKGSFLKLKAKVRTKLLEIAGKIIELAAERNLILGKKMDTHLAELEIFKSHAGFEYTSDQEKAIAEISKDLSSKRVMDRLLSGDVGFGKTEVAMHAIFCAFLNGFQSALVVPTTLLAHQHFETLRVRFENFGVKVARLDRYASGKNKLLKAVESGLIDVLVGTHAVLGAKFKNLGLVVVDEEHKFGVKQKEALKELSKSVHFLSMSATPIPRTLNMALSQIKGISSLKTPPTDRKPSRTFLKEKNDELLKEIIHRELRRNGQIFYIHNHIASISKVKTKLEDLIPKLKIAILHSQISANESEEIMLEFAKGNYQVLLCTSIVESGIHLPNANTIIIDNVQNFGLADLHQLRGRVGRGKKEGFCYFLIEDQKSLNEQALKRLLALEKNSYLGSGESVAYHDLEIRGGGNLLGQDQSGHIKNIGYALYTRMLEDAIYELSGGKKRLEKSVEIQLGVSAFLNPELIASDSLRLDLYRRLSLCENTDEVGQIHEEIEDRFGKIDDLSAQFLQIITLKILANQLGIIKLSNLSQNITITYSGEKKESLKAPSKDDNDILETLLKHLRAQISLKRH
- a CDS encoding ubiquinol-cytochrome c reductase iron-sulfur subunit, with product MADIQRRDFLGMSLASVTAIGAIASLVAMKKTWDPLPSVVSAGFTTIDVANMQEGQFSTVEWRGKPVYILKRSKKEGFNEKRDFKIGGSVFTTAIQICTHLGCIPTYQDEEKGFLCPCHGGRFTSDGVNIAGTPPPRPFDIPPFKIEGTKITFGEAGAEYKKMMAKA
- a CDS encoding cytochrome c1; amino-acid sequence: MKEFKILIILIVVVGVIYYGVEPYAHSVMHPKVAPADFAFKDLEPMDLKNGDANKGKQLVAENCTACHGIKSQNIPAPMDSLSASNSFGVVPPDLSHVAGVLNANFLAHFIKDPVKTAKLSHKFNDERPYPMPAFSQFSDQDLSDIVAYLTSILPKNLSDKEVFAQSCQRCHRLDYAKDKAFSDPKDLANYLGSHAPDLSMMIRAKGEHGLNIFINDPQKLLPGTAMPRVGLSEQAQKQVIAYLEKAGDRKKHERNTLGIKIMIFFAVLSFLAYAWKRKVWSEVH
- a CDS encoding bactofilin family protein, translating into MAIFDNNNKSANAKTGPATIIAQGTKIKGEFHLDYHLHIDGELEGVVHSKSTVVIGQTGSVVGEIFANKLVVNGKFTGTVEAEVVEIMPLGRLDGKISSQELVVERKGILIGETRPKNIQGGALLINEQEKKIENK
- the csd1 gene encoding peptidoglycan DD-metalloendopeptidase Csd1, whose translation is MFLDRRLIVMVTDSKGSRYINVHILFRQIGLYALLSVVGSLLFLGISLLVLNQEIKNIDKQHALITKEFEKKKETNEKLSLQMDEFLDDLQLSGERVNDLEEVVGVNRPEEEKEEGNFSSRLDVAGITGLQKSFIMRLIPNDYPLESYRRVSAAFNKRIHPILHVLHNHTGLDLSTAINTPVYASASGVVGLAGKGWNGGYGNLIKVFHPFGFKTYYAHLNKIIVKTGEFVKKGQLIGYSGNTGMSTGPHLHYEVRFLDQPINPMSFTKWNMKNFEEVFNKERSIRWQSLITIINQLMQKQDQRLSSLKAQK